The Trachemys scripta elegans isolate TJP31775 chromosome 6, CAS_Tse_1.0, whole genome shotgun sequence genome includes a window with the following:
- the LOC117879584 gene encoding C-C motif chemokine 21b-like: MTLRILLLLAAALCICKAQGSENQASDCCLSHKNRPIPLHLLSAYRIQSPETGCRLSAIVFITKKNRNLCAPPNARWTLDLMEKLDRKKGQTTAVDVVKRVRSKGAKHRKQRKPQH; encoded by the exons ATGACCCTCCgcatcctgctgctgctggcggctgcCCTGTGCATCTGCAAGGCCCAAG GGAGCGAGAACCAGGCATCCGACTGCTGCCTAAGCCACAAGAATCGTCCCATCCCGCTCCATCTCCTCTCCGCCTACAGAATCCAGAGTCCCGAGACAGGCTGCCGGCTCTCAGCTATTGT GTTCATCACCAAGAAGAACAGGAATCTCTGTGCCCCGCCCAATGCTCGCTGGACCCTTGACCTGATGGAGAAACTGGATAGGAAAAAAGGACAAACCACAGCGGTGGATGTCGTGAAACGTGTCCGCTCGAAGGGCGCCAAGCACCGCAAGCAGAGGAAGCCCCAGCACTAA